The Campylobacter curvus genome includes the window TAGAGAGTAAGCAAGCGCCACCATATTTGCTTGTAGTTGCAAGTGCATAGAGCGAAGTAAAAATAGCGCCATAGGTTCGGTTTTCTTTCACCTCTTGCAAAATTATGAGTGAAACGGCGCAGAGCGAGATATATTTGTTTATAGAGTAAAATCCGAAAGATAAAGCAGTATCCAGAATAAAAAATATAGAAATTTTTGAATAAATAAGATAAACGGAATTTATCAAATAAAAAATAATTTTATAAAGCTATTCCTTAAAGGCTATGTTATAATCAAATCTTATATAGAGCACGATCTACGCAGTCAACTACTGCTTCTCTGTTCTTGTAGTGAAGTCTCGTTGCGAACGCGTAGCATGAAGCAAAAATCGACGGCGAAATCTCGCTAGCAAGGTTTTTACAGGGGTACTATTCGCATTTTCCTGCTTTGCAAGTTAAAAATCAATACTTTGTTAGAATAGAGCTTTCTTAAAATACTAAAATGTTAATCGTAAGATATTATTTTTCTTCTCTTAAAACTTTTAATATCAACCCAAATCCAGCCGCCACGACTACCACGATAAACACGATCTGAGCGATGTCAAGTGCGGTCATGACTTACTCTTTTGGGTATCGGTTAGCTTGTCGCCATCATTGCTTACTGGTGATAAATTTTGACTTCTTTGTTTTAGCTGTCCGCATGCTGCCGAGATGTCTAGCCCCTTGCTTTGGCGGATCGTGCAGGTCACGCCGTGAGCGCGTAGGTATTCTTGAAATTTCAGCATATCCGCAAGTTCCGGACGCCCGTATTCACTGCCTTCGTGCGGGTTGAAGTAGATCAAATTTACCTTCGCTTTGATGCCGTGAAGCAGCTTGACGAGCGTCTTTGCGTCCTTGACGCTATCGTTTATGCCTCTGATGACGAGATACTCGAACATCACTCGCTTGCGCATATCGATCGGAAAACCTCGCACCGCGTCCATCACGGCTTCGATGTTGTAGGCGTTATTCACGGGCATCAGCTTGCTTCGTAGCTCGTTTGTGACGGCGTGCAGTGAGATGGCAAGCAGCACGCCAAGATCCATCTCGCCAAGCTTTTTTATCTGCGCTCCAAGTCCGCTTGTGGAGACTGTCTGGCGGCGCGGTGCGATAGCGAGGCCGTCTGGCTCTTTTAAAATTTGTATAGCTTTTGCGACGTTCATTAGGTTATCGAGTGGCTCGCCCATGCCCATATATACGACATTTACGCGACGTTCGTAGGGGATATGATTGGCTCTTTTGATCCATAAAATTTGCCCGACGATCTCGCCTGACGATAAATTTCGTTTCAGTCCGCCCTTTGCCGTCAGGCAAAACGAGCAGCCCATTTTACAGCCCACTTGCGAGCTAACGCAGATCGTGTAGCGTGCATGGCGCGAGATATTGCCGCCCTCATCGACTTCGACTTCTTTCATCGGTAGCAGGACGCTTTCTATCGTATTGCCGTCTTTTAGGGCGAAAAGATATTTTATCGAGCCGTCCGAGCTCTCTTCAAATTTGACGCAACGTAGCGGATCGAAGTAAAATTTCTGCGCCAAATTTGCACGCATATCCTTTGGTAAATTTAGCATTTCATCAAAATTTTCGGCATTTTTCTTGTATATCCACTCGTAAATTTGCTTTGCTCTAAATTTGGGGCTTAGTATCGCTTCCAGTTCGGACAGCGTGTAGTCGAGTAAATTTTTCAAATCATACCTTTTGTTTTGAGATATTGCGCGAGTTTTTCTTTTGCGACGTTATGATTTTTGACGAAGTCGGCGTGTGCGTTTTGGTTACAGAAATTTGTCGCGACAAAGATCCCACGAGCCGGGATCTGAAACTTTTGAGCCGTTTTTAGAACGGCAAAAAATTCCATATTTTCTAAAAAATAGCCCCTCTCAAACAGCTTTTGAGCTAAATTTTGATCGGTTGTGATGTAGTTTGACGAGTTGATTTTGATAGTTTCACGTGGAACGTCGCTAAAATTTATAGACGAAATTTCACACTCTAACGGAGTGTAGCTTTTATTTTCTAGGCTTGAGATTTCGACATTTCCCGCCGTAAAGCCCTCGTAAATTTCTAAAATTTCACCCTCTTTATAAAGTCCGCCCGAGCCGATAAAAATGATCTCGTCGGACAAGGCGTTTAAAATTTTATTTGGATTTTTGGACACACTTGTGGCGTGTTTGCCGTTTGGCTGTGAGCTAAAAAATCTGCTAAATTTATCCAAATTTATCTCGTCGCTAACCTCTAAATTTGTTAACTCATCTGTTAGCTTTGAGACAGTCCGAGTGCCTAAAACAGCCGCATATCTATCGCTAACACAGCCGCTAACCATAGCTCTTTTTTGTAAAAATGCGGTTAAATTTATACTCGTTTCGACCAGCCCTACGCCCATTGGCAAGGCAAAGTCAAAAATTTCATTTCGCCCAGCGCAGATTATCATTTCACCGCTCCAAATGCCCTAAATTTAAGCCTAAATTTCACAGTCTGACCTCTATGCCGTTTTCTTTTAGGTATCGTTTTAGCTCGCGTATCTCGATCTGCCTGAAATGAAATATTGACGCCGCCAGACACGCGTCCGCTCCGTTTAAAAATGCGTCCTTGATATGCTCCATCGTCCCAGCCCCGCCGCTTGCGATGACGGGGATATTTAGGGCTTTGCTAACGGCGTTTGTTAGCGTGATGTCGTAGCCGTCTTTCGTGCCGTCTTTGTCCATTGACGTTAGCAAAATCTCGCCTGCACCGCGCTCTTGTACCTCTTTTGCCCACGCCAGAGCATCCTTACCTGTGTCGATCCTGCCGCCGTTTATGAAAACGTGATGAGTGGCGTCAAATTTTTTCGCGTCAATAGCGACGACGACGCACTGCGAGCCAAATTTATTCGCCGCTTCGTCTATTAAATTTGGATTATGTATCGCGGCTGAATTTAAGCTCACCTTATCGCAGCCCACGTTCAAAAGTCGCGAGATATCATCCAGCGTGCGTATCCCGCCACCCACGGTCAGCGGGATAAAGAGCTCCTTTGCGACCCGCGCGATCGTCTCTACCATCGTCTCTTGTCCCAGATGAGTCGCTGTAATGTCCAGAAACGCCAGCTCGTCTGCGCCCTCTTCGTTGTAGCGTTTGGCGACCTCTACGGGGTCTCCCGCGTCTATGAGCCCGACAAAATTTACCCCCTTTACCACGCGTCCATCTTTGACGTCAAGGCAGGGGATGATGCGTTTTGCAAAATGATTCATCGCTTTTTCTTTGCTTAAATTTTGGCTGCATTTTAGCAAAATCTCACTTATCTAATCATTATATAAGAATGTTTTGGATAAAATCGGCGAAATTTTAATGAAAAAACGCTTCGATGCACGGCGTGTAAGCGGCGTGAAAATAGAGTAAAACAAAGATGATAAGGGCGAAAAAGCACTTCGGACAAAATTTTTTACAAGATGAAGCGACACTAAATAAAATCATCCAAGCGATACCCAAAGATACGCAAAATATCGTTGAGATTGGGCCTGGCTTAGGTGATTTGACATTTAAAATTTTGCAGATTTGTAGCGTCACGGCTTACGAGATAGACAGCGAGCTGTTTGCGCTACTTGAAAAGAAATTTGCAAAAGAAGTTCAAAACGGACGATTGAAACTTTTTTGTAAAGACGCGCTTGAAAAGTGGGACGAGGGCGGAGTGAGCGAGCAGGGCTACTTTTTGGTGGCGAATTTGCCCTATTATGTCGCTACGAAGATGATACTAAGCGCGATCGACGATGAAAAATGCCGCGGACTTGTCGTGATGATACAACGAGAAGTCGCGCTTAAATTTAGCGCAAAAGGCGGCGAGAGCGAGTTTAGCTCGCTTGCGATCTTGGCAAACCTTCAAGGCGGCTGTGAGCTGCTTTTTGACGTGAATGCGGAGTGCTTTAACCCGCCGCCAAAGGTCGTCTCATCGGTCATAAAGATCCAAAAAAGTAAAATTTTGCTTGGCGAAAGCGGTATATTTAAAGATAAATTTGAGTATGAAAATTTTAAAATTTTTCTAAAAACCGCCTTTGCTTCGCCAAGAAAAACGCTGATGAAAAATTTATCGGCTAAATTTGATAAATTTGAGCTTATCAAGCTTTTTGGCGAGTTAAATTTAAGCCCCACTATGCGTCCGCACGAACTAAATGTCGAACTTTATCTAAAAATATTTGAAAATTTAAAGGAAGATAATGAATGACAAAAACGAAGAAAAAGCGGTAGTCTCGCAGGGCAAGAGCAATAAAAAACGCAGATTTCGCCCGAGAAACAAAGAGCGAAACGGCACGACTAACGAGGCTGTAAATTCGGCGCAAAGCGTTATAGATAATTTCTTTGCGAGTGATGAGACAAGCGATAAAAACGTGCAACCGTCGCAACCAAAGCAAACTAACAAAAATCATAACGCTAACAAACAAAGCAAACACGGCAAGCAAAATTCAAACGCTCAAAATACCAAAACAAAGCAAGAGCAAAAGCCAAACGCGCAGTTAAATTCCGGCTCAAACGGCGAAAATCCAAATAAAAAACAAAAAAAGATCCGTAAAAATTTACCCGCTAAACTAAGCGGCAACGAGCAGTGGCAGCAAGACATCGCAAACGCGATGGAAGCGAACAAGGCCACGCACGAATTGCGCCTTGAACCGCTTAAATTTCAGAACTCGACCGAGCATAAGATCCGCGTAACGCCGCTTGGCGGACTGGGCGAGATCGGCGGAAATATGACCGTCTTTGAGACCGATACTAGTGCGATCATCGTGGATATTGGCATGAGCTTTCCGAGCGAAAGCATGCACGGCGTGGATATTTTGATCCCGGACTTTGACTACGTGCGCAGGATAAAAGACAAGATAAGAGGTGTCATCATTACGCACGCACACGAGGATCATATCGGCGCGGTGCCGTATTTTTACAAAGAGTTTAAATTCCCAATCTACGCCACACCGCTGCCGCTTGGCATGATAAATAATAAATTTGAAGAGCACGGGCTTAAGCAAGAGCGCTCCCTTTTTCGCTCGGTTGAGAAGCGAAAGCCCTATATCATCGGCGATTTTGAGGTTGAGTGGATACATATCACTCACTCGATCATCGATGCTTCCGCGCTTGCGATCACGACAAAGGCGGGCACGATCATCCACACCGGTGACTTTAAGATCGATCACACTCCGATCGACGGATACCCAAGCGATCTTGGGCGGCTTGCGTATTACGGCGAGCGCGGCGTGTTGTGCCTGATGAGCGATAGCACGAACAGCTACCGCGAGGGCTTTACAAAAAGCGAAAGTAGCGTGGGAAAGACCTTTGACGCGATATTTTCAAAGGCAAAGGGGCGCGTGATAATGAGCACTTTTAGCTCGAACATCCACCGCGTCTATCAGGCGATCGAGTGGGGGCTTAAATACAACCGCAAGGTCTGCGTCATCGGGCGAAGCATGGAGCGAAACCTCTACACGGCGATGGAGCTAGGCT containing:
- the rlmN gene encoding 23S rRNA (adenine(2503)-C(2))-methyltransferase RlmN, with the protein product MKNLLDYTLSELEAILSPKFRAKQIYEWIYKKNAENFDEMLNLPKDMRANLAQKFYFDPLRCVKFEESSDGSIKYLFALKDGNTIESVLLPMKEVEVDEGGNISRHARYTICVSSQVGCKMGCSFCLTAKGGLKRNLSSGEIVGQILWIKRANHIPYERRVNVVYMGMGEPLDNLMNVAKAIQILKEPDGLAIAPRRQTVSTSGLGAQIKKLGEMDLGVLLAISLHAVTNELRSKLMPVNNAYNIEAVMDAVRGFPIDMRKRVMFEYLVIRGINDSVKDAKTLVKLLHGIKAKVNLIYFNPHEGSEYGRPELADMLKFQEYLRAHGVTCTIRQSKGLDISAACGQLKQRSQNLSPVSNDGDKLTDTQKSKS
- a CDS encoding purine-nucleoside phosphorylase yields the protein MIICAGRNEIFDFALPMGVGLVETSINLTAFLQKRAMVSGCVSDRYAAVLGTRTVSKLTDELTNLEVSDEINLDKFSRFFSSQPNGKHATSVSKNPNKILNALSDEIIFIGSGGLYKEGEILEIYEGFTAGNVEISSLENKSYTPLECEISSINFSDVPRETIKINSSNYITTDQNLAQKLFERGYFLENMEFFAVLKTAQKFQIPARGIFVATNFCNQNAHADFVKNHNVAKEKLAQYLKTKGMI
- the hisF gene encoding imidazole glycerol phosphate synthase subunit HisF, with translation MNHFAKRIIPCLDVKDGRVVKGVNFVGLIDAGDPVEVAKRYNEEGADELAFLDITATHLGQETMVETIARVAKELFIPLTVGGGIRTLDDISRLLNVGCDKVSLNSAAIHNPNLIDEAANKFGSQCVVVAIDAKKFDATHHVFINGGRIDTGKDALAWAKEVQERGAGEILLTSMDKDGTKDGYDITLTNAVSKALNIPVIASGGAGTMEHIKDAFLNGADACLAASIFHFRQIEIRELKRYLKENGIEVRL
- the rsmA gene encoding 16S rRNA (adenine(1518)-N(6)/adenine(1519)-N(6))-dimethyltransferase RsmA, whose translation is MIRAKKHFGQNFLQDEATLNKIIQAIPKDTQNIVEIGPGLGDLTFKILQICSVTAYEIDSELFALLEKKFAKEVQNGRLKLFCKDALEKWDEGGVSEQGYFLVANLPYYVATKMILSAIDDEKCRGLVVMIQREVALKFSAKGGESEFSSLAILANLQGGCELLFDVNAECFNPPPKVVSSVIKIQKSKILLGESGIFKDKFEYENFKIFLKTAFASPRKTLMKNLSAKFDKFELIKLFGELNLSPTMRPHELNVELYLKIFENLKEDNE
- a CDS encoding ribonuclease J, with translation MNDKNEEKAVVSQGKSNKKRRFRPRNKERNGTTNEAVNSAQSVIDNFFASDETSDKNVQPSQPKQTNKNHNANKQSKHGKQNSNAQNTKTKQEQKPNAQLNSGSNGENPNKKQKKIRKNLPAKLSGNEQWQQDIANAMEANKATHELRLEPLKFQNSTEHKIRVTPLGGLGEIGGNMTVFETDTSAIIVDIGMSFPSESMHGVDILIPDFDYVRRIKDKIRGVIITHAHEDHIGAVPYFYKEFKFPIYATPLPLGMINNKFEEHGLKQERSLFRSVEKRKPYIIGDFEVEWIHITHSIIDASALAITTKAGTIIHTGDFKIDHTPIDGYPSDLGRLAYYGERGVLCLMSDSTNSYREGFTKSESSVGKTFDAIFSKAKGRVIMSTFSSNIHRVYQAIEWGLKYNRKVCVIGRSMERNLYTAMELGYVKLDKKIFIDANEVGKFKDNEVLIVTTGSQGETMSALYRMATDEHKYIKIKPSDQIIISSKAIPGNEGSVSTILNFLIKSGASVAYQDFSEIHVSGHAAQEEQKLMLRLIKPKFFLPVHGEYNHIAKHKETAMSCGVDERNIYLMSDGDQMEICQKYMKRAKTVKTGKVFIDNQINKQISDDVVIDRQNLAEAGVVMIIAQISRHSQKLINKPRVISYGLVADRQDNEFSKEMEEVLVQFLSNVKEELLKDNRMLEAQVRQVIRKHIFRKIKKYPTIVPIIYLM